A section of the Jaculus jaculus isolate mJacJac1 chromosome 6, mJacJac1.mat.Y.cur, whole genome shotgun sequence genome encodes:
- the Tmbim6 gene encoding bax inhibitor 1 has product MNVFDRKINFDALLKFSHITPSTQQHLKKVYASFALCMFVAAAGAYVHVVTHFIQAGLLSALGSLGLMIWLMATPHSRETEQKRLGLLAGFAFLTGVGLGPVLELCIAINPSILPTAFIGTAMIFTCFSLSALYARRRSYLFLGGILMSAMSLMLFSSLGNLFFGSIWLFRANLYLGLMVMCGFVLFDTQLIIEKAENGDKDYIWHCVDLFLDFVTLFRKLMMILAMNDKDKKKEKK; this is encoded by the exons ATGAACGTATTTGATCGGAAGATCAACTTTGATGCTCTCCTAAAATTTTCCCATAT AACTCCCTCGACACAGCAGCACCTGAAGAAGGTTTATGCCAGTTTTGCACTGTGTATGTTTGTGGCAGCTGCGGGAGCCTATGTCCATGTGGTCACTCACTTCATTCAG GCTGGCCTGCTCTCTGCCTTGGGCTCCCTGGGTTTGATGATTTGGCTGATGGCGACACCTCATAGCCGTGAAACTGAACAGAAAAGATTGGGACTTCTTGCTGGTTTTGCTTTCCTTACAG GAGTTGGCCTGGGCCCTGTGCTTGAATTGTGCATTGCTATCAACCCCAG CATCCTTCCCACCGCCTTCATTGGCACTGCGATGATCTTCACCTGCTTCAGCCTCAGCGCCCTTTATGCCAGGCGCCGGAGCTACCTCTTCCTGGGAG GTATCTTGATGTCAGCCATGAGCCTGATGCTCTTCTCGTCTCTGGGGAATCTTTTCTTTGGATCCATTTGGCTTTTCCGG GCAAACCTGTATTTGGGGCTGATGGTCATGTGTGGCTTTGTCCTCTTTGATACTCAACTCATTATTGAAAAGGCTGAAAATGGAGATAAGGATTATATCTG GCATTGCGTTGATCTCTTCTTAGATTTTGTTACACTCTTCAgaaaactcatgatgatcctggCTATGAATGACAAG gacaagaaaaaagagaagaaatga